In Mongoliitalea daihaiensis, one DNA window encodes the following:
- a CDS encoding UvrD-helicase domain-containing protein, whose translation MEQAPFIIYKSSAGSGKTYTLTLEYLKIALAYPGAFKSILAVTFTNKATQEMKSRILEYLERLSREVKPEEFLDKELMKHLNMNAPALQKRAHDTLLDILHAYGYFSVSTIDAFFQRVIRSFAKEMDLQAKFDLELDQEAVLERLVDRLMEKVSLDQALKKWLVEYATEQIQNGGSWDIRGGIQTLGREIFTEGFKAHRHTFQQAMDQEDFIKQLKAELMQQRALLIKKALEWKQKANDIRVQFGLEWGEFSGGNSGQNFARKLDHLGDKKNPFSSFNDNQLAKAQSVDGWYAKTSKRKDAIESAANAGLRDLIFDCHSNRVQWETYATLIKQLNVFGIFRDLILELRDLKDEESILLISDVNDFLKEITKDNEAPFVYEKIGNQYKHFLIDEFQDTSDFQWASFRPLLENSLASGHTNLLVGDVKQSIYRWRGGKLELLLEEVEQQISSQLIEVKNLDVNYRSLPKVIDFNNSVFEQLPSLLEVYMLENTKTAADHLLQKAYEDVKQQVPHKKRELPFQGMIQIQFHEKAARSSFGNEEEEAEEENDVNVLAKLPQLLMDLQDKGYQLKDIAFLVRKKSEGAAIADYLMEYAQQQVDAPYRFDVLSEESLFIDKSIAVKAMVALLTYLRNAEDTVALKTAFYYYALLKEVPFSHELFEKFSLPVDLQAKYKELQVLRGKWLQYPLLELIEHVIQFLDLTTAGNDLAYIAGFKEAVFDYVKKNRADLNGLLDWWELNKTKRTVKIPEDHDAMRILTIHKSKGLQFKIVIMPYLNWTILPPYSLAPILWATYEHKGIPTIAPIKQEKSLMDTLFAELYTQEVKLAYMDTLNMLYVAFTRAEDMLWGFAEYSSNKDGIVQTKSTGGVLKNLLEHMGKHGAAEEMDWDAEQECFVWGSMEGISHRSEIKTIQPPLVRWEFRDWNELLNPKEYAWDFSPQGVDDRSQRRIGVLVHEILEHSNRLEDALGLVQSYAFEGRFTSEVQQEVEQQLRELFALPQLQAWFGEGYQSLAEQGILIPQGGQKRPDRIFISAEEALVVDFKTGAQKTQHLEQVSSYMSLVASIVQKPVKGYVCYLEPTELIEVL comes from the coding sequence ATGGAACAAGCTCCTTTTATCATTTACAAATCTTCGGCAGGTTCGGGTAAGACGTATACGCTGACCTTGGAATACCTGAAAATTGCTTTAGCATATCCGGGCGCCTTCAAATCTATCTTAGCAGTGACCTTTACCAATAAAGCCACTCAAGAGATGAAGTCCAGGATTTTAGAATATTTGGAACGACTTTCACGGGAAGTAAAGCCGGAGGAATTTTTGGATAAGGAATTGATGAAGCATCTAAATATGAATGCTCCTGCATTGCAAAAGCGAGCACATGATACCTTATTGGATATATTGCATGCCTATGGATATTTTTCAGTGAGTACCATTGATGCCTTTTTTCAACGGGTGATTCGTTCTTTTGCCAAGGAAATGGACTTGCAGGCAAAGTTTGATCTAGAATTGGACCAAGAGGCGGTTTTGGAGCGCTTGGTGGATCGTTTGATGGAGAAAGTTTCTTTGGATCAAGCCTTGAAAAAATGGCTGGTTGAATACGCCACTGAGCAAATCCAGAATGGTGGTTCCTGGGATATCCGTGGAGGTATCCAAACCTTGGGAAGGGAGATTTTTACGGAGGGATTCAAAGCCCACCGACATACTTTTCAGCAAGCTATGGATCAAGAGGATTTTATCAAGCAACTCAAAGCCGAGTTGATGCAGCAGAGAGCTTTACTGATCAAAAAAGCCTTGGAATGGAAGCAAAAAGCGAATGATATCCGTGTTCAGTTTGGATTGGAATGGGGAGAGTTTAGTGGAGGAAATAGCGGACAGAATTTTGCACGAAAATTAGATCATCTGGGTGATAAGAAAAATCCATTTTCCAGCTTCAATGATAATCAACTTGCCAAAGCTCAAAGTGTTGATGGTTGGTACGCCAAAACCAGTAAGCGAAAGGATGCGATCGAATCGGCTGCGAATGCAGGATTAAGGGACCTAATTTTTGATTGTCATTCGAACAGAGTTCAATGGGAGACTTATGCAACTTTAATCAAACAATTAAATGTTTTCGGGATTTTTCGGGATTTGATTTTGGAGCTACGAGACCTGAAAGATGAGGAAAGTATCCTGCTGATCTCAGATGTCAATGATTTCCTAAAAGAAATTACAAAAGACAATGAGGCGCCTTTTGTCTATGAGAAAATCGGCAATCAATACAAACATTTTCTTATCGATGAGTTTCAGGATACCTCCGACTTTCAGTGGGCAAGTTTCCGACCTTTGTTGGAAAACTCCTTGGCTTCGGGGCATACCAATCTACTGGTGGGAGACGTCAAGCAATCCATCTACCGCTGGAGAGGAGGGAAGTTGGAGCTATTACTGGAAGAAGTGGAGCAGCAGATTTCTAGTCAATTGATTGAAGTGAAAAATTTGGATGTCAACTATAGGAGTTTACCTAAGGTGATTGATTTTAATAATTCTGTATTTGAACAGTTACCTTCTCTATTGGAAGTGTACATGCTTGAAAATACCAAAACAGCTGCTGATCATCTTTTGCAAAAAGCCTATGAAGATGTGAAGCAGCAAGTACCCCATAAAAAACGGGAGTTGCCATTTCAAGGAATGATTCAAATTCAATTTCATGAAAAGGCCGCTAGAAGCAGCTTCGGGAATGAGGAAGAGGAGGCTGAGGAAGAAAATGATGTGAACGTATTAGCCAAACTCCCTCAACTCCTCATGGATCTGCAAGATAAGGGCTATCAATTGAAGGATATTGCTTTTTTGGTGCGGAAGAAGAGTGAAGGTGCTGCTATTGCAGATTATTTGATGGAGTATGCTCAACAGCAGGTAGATGCTCCATACCGCTTTGATGTATTGTCAGAGGAATCCTTGTTTATTGACAAATCCATTGCGGTAAAAGCGATGGTGGCCCTATTGACTTACCTAAGAAATGCAGAAGATACGGTTGCCTTGAAAACAGCCTTCTACTACTATGCACTCCTGAAAGAGGTTCCTTTTTCGCATGAACTCTTTGAAAAATTTAGTCTACCGGTTGATTTACAGGCAAAATACAAGGAGTTGCAAGTTCTTCGGGGAAAATGGTTGCAGTATCCGCTTCTTGAATTGATTGAACATGTGATTCAGTTTTTGGATTTGACAACTGCTGGAAATGACTTGGCGTATATCGCTGGTTTTAAAGAAGCGGTATTTGATTATGTGAAAAAGAATCGAGCCGATTTAAATGGGTTATTGGATTGGTGGGAGTTGAACAAGACCAAGCGCACGGTCAAAATCCCCGAAGATCACGATGCCATGCGTATTCTGACTATCCATAAATCCAAAGGCTTGCAGTTTAAGATTGTTATTATGCCTTATCTTAATTGGACTATACTTCCTCCATATTCTCTAGCTCCTATTCTTTGGGCAACGTATGAACATAAGGGAATACCAACCATTGCTCCGATTAAGCAAGAAAAATCTCTCATGGACACACTTTTTGCGGAACTCTACACTCAGGAGGTGAAACTGGCTTATATGGATACCTTGAATATGTTATATGTAGCGTTTACGCGGGCAGAGGATATGCTGTGGGGCTTTGCAGAATATTCAAGTAATAAAGATGGCATTGTACAAACAAAAAGTACCGGAGGAGTTTTGAAAAATTTACTAGAGCACATGGGAAAGCATGGTGCTGCCGAAGAGATGGATTGGGATGCTGAACAAGAATGCTTTGTATGGGGTAGCATGGAAGGGATTAGCCATAGAAGTGAAATCAAGACTATTCAGCCTCCATTAGTCAGATGGGAATTTCGGGATTGGAATGAGCTTTTGAATCCCAAAGAGTATGCATGGGATTTTTCTCCTCAAGGCGTAGATGATCGATCACAACGGCGCATAGGAGTTTTGGTGCATGAGATTTTAGAACATTCCAATCGATTGGAGGATGCTTTGGGTTTAGTGCAAAGCTATGCCTTCGAAGGGCGCTTTACCTCAGAGGTTCAACAAGAAGTTGAGCAGCAATTAAGGGAATTATTTGCACTGCCTCAATTACAAGCTTGGTTTGGAGAAGGATATCAGTCTTTGGCTGAACAAGGGATTTTAATTCCCCAAGGTGGGCAAAAGCGACCAGATAGAATCTTTATTAGTGCAGAAGAAGCCTTGGTAGTGGATTTTAAAACGGGTGCACAAAAAACCCAACACCTTGAACAGGTCAGTTCATACATGAGTTTAGTTGCTTCTATCGTCCAAAAGCCGGTGAAGGGCTATGTTTGTTATTTGGAACCTACAGAATTGATTGAAGTACTATGA
- a CDS encoding PD-(D/E)XK nuclease family protein, with translation MNSFLKDTAQQVLNSGRDLSQMVVVMPNRRAGLFFIKYLEELINAPTWMPEVKTIEQVFSGIANQRAADDLTLIFELYDVYLQLQPEAETFDRFYFWGELILKDFNDLDQFLADAKLVYRNLSEIKAIESDLSFLTTEQVALISQFWKSFQAQKPEEKERFLRFWQVLEKLYEQFNAQLDVLGLAYGGKVYRKAVSKLPELAKPEKHYVFIGFNAFTLAEEKLIKHFIKNYGAEVYWDVDAYYIQDQRQESGLFFRDYIKDPILGPTFPQELPHAIESKSASIHTYAIPLKINQANVVGKLLEGVSTEESLEETVVILPDEQLLFPLLHVLPDNVDKLNVTMGYPIRNAPVYAFLDAILDLQRYIKVKEGKVTFYHKQVLDLLSFPYLAEANPEFTKELKSVIQTTNLIEIPLEQLQKGGGLFQEVFQKVASNELVNYLAQLMQLLAQQLKQDTIQSSYLFQAYKQLNRIQEVLSDHRLGNLSLEFFLKLFRQLFQEVRLPFEGEPLQGLQVMGVLESRNLDFRRVIICDVNEGSFPPGGGINSMIPHNLRRAFGLPVQEQNDAIYAYTFYRLLHRAEEVHLIYSTASDQGKNGEMSRFLQQMHVELGISKPQVQLLSADLNVGKEITVLKDEAVMKKLSEYWMSSSLGEFNRSLSASAINSYLDCRLRFYLRYVAGLKEQEEVTADVDAGVFGTILHRAIELLYLPEGEQAPKLFTPHELNRIQPTITTAVDNAIREFYHVGKGEDFVSSGQMQIVREIFFEYIQGIVAHDIEQGDFTVLGLEQQHTTYIPVQVQGRVEEVRLYGLIDRVDQKDGVIRLLDYKTGKDEKKFNTIASLFDREDKNRNKAAMQTMLYAYFYQFTNPSNQQPLKPGLFNVKEIFKDNFNPFLIKSEGKLKLEVENYLDLAEEFEQSLSGLLSELFDPAVPFDQTADVDKCKYCAFKEMCGR, from the coding sequence ATGAACAGTTTTTTGAAAGATACCGCGCAACAAGTTCTGAATTCAGGAAGGGACCTCAGTCAAATGGTAGTAGTGATGCCCAATAGGAGGGCAGGCTTGTTTTTTATCAAATATTTGGAAGAATTGATAAATGCCCCTACTTGGATGCCTGAGGTCAAAACCATTGAGCAGGTTTTTTCTGGGATAGCGAATCAACGGGCAGCAGACGATCTAACGTTGATTTTTGAATTGTACGATGTCTATCTACAGCTCCAACCTGAAGCGGAGACCTTTGATCGATTTTATTTTTGGGGGGAATTGATTTTGAAAGATTTTAATGATTTGGATCAATTTCTCGCTGATGCGAAGTTGGTTTACAGAAATTTATCTGAGATCAAAGCCATTGAATCGGATTTAAGTTTCTTGACAACGGAGCAGGTAGCTTTGATCTCTCAATTTTGGAAATCCTTCCAAGCCCAAAAACCGGAGGAGAAAGAACGATTTCTTCGTTTTTGGCAAGTTTTGGAAAAATTATACGAACAGTTTAATGCGCAATTGGATGTCTTGGGGTTGGCTTATGGAGGAAAAGTGTACAGAAAAGCAGTCTCCAAATTACCTGAACTAGCCAAGCCTGAAAAACACTATGTTTTTATTGGTTTCAATGCATTTACTCTTGCGGAGGAAAAGCTGATCAAGCATTTCATCAAAAATTATGGAGCAGAAGTATATTGGGATGTAGATGCATATTATATTCAGGATCAAAGACAAGAGTCGGGATTATTTTTTAGAGATTATATCAAAGATCCGATTTTAGGACCGACCTTTCCACAAGAGTTGCCTCATGCGATTGAGTCCAAGTCAGCCAGTATTCATACCTATGCCATCCCTTTAAAAATCAATCAAGCCAATGTAGTGGGGAAATTATTGGAGGGAGTATCCACAGAAGAGTCTTTGGAGGAAACGGTGGTGATTTTGCCAGATGAGCAATTGCTGTTTCCCTTGCTTCATGTGTTGCCAGACAATGTCGATAAGCTGAATGTGACCATGGGGTATCCTATTCGGAATGCACCCGTATATGCGTTTTTAGATGCCATCTTAGATTTGCAGCGATACATCAAGGTGAAAGAGGGTAAGGTTACATTTTATCACAAGCAGGTATTGGACTTATTGTCCTTTCCTTACTTGGCTGAAGCCAATCCCGAGTTTACCAAGGAACTCAAATCCGTTATCCAAACCACTAACCTCATTGAAATACCCTTAGAGCAATTGCAAAAAGGAGGAGGTTTATTTCAGGAGGTGTTCCAAAAGGTTGCCTCTAATGAATTGGTAAACTACTTAGCTCAATTGATGCAGCTACTTGCACAGCAATTGAAACAGGATACCATACAGTCGAGCTATTTATTCCAAGCTTACAAACAATTGAACCGAATTCAAGAAGTGCTCTCGGATCATCGATTGGGAAATTTGTCTTTGGAGTTTTTTTTGAAGCTTTTCAGGCAATTGTTTCAAGAGGTTCGATTGCCTTTTGAAGGAGAGCCTTTGCAGGGCTTGCAGGTCATGGGAGTGTTGGAATCTCGGAATTTAGATTTTCGAAGGGTGATAATTTGTGATGTGAACGAGGGGAGCTTTCCTCCCGGAGGAGGTATCAATTCTATGATCCCTCATAATCTGAGGAGAGCCTTTGGTTTGCCAGTGCAGGAGCAAAATGATGCCATCTATGCTTACACGTTCTATCGCTTACTCCATCGAGCAGAAGAAGTGCATTTGATTTATAGTACAGCTTCCGATCAAGGAAAGAATGGAGAGATGAGCCGCTTCTTGCAACAAATGCACGTTGAGTTAGGTATTTCCAAACCGCAAGTACAGTTGCTGTCTGCTGATTTAAATGTCGGTAAGGAAATCACTGTCCTAAAAGACGAGGCAGTTATGAAAAAGCTGAGTGAGTATTGGATGTCAAGTTCACTTGGGGAATTTAACAGATCCCTATCTGCCTCCGCCATCAATTCCTATTTAGATTGTCGGCTACGGTTTTATCTTCGATATGTGGCAGGTTTGAAAGAACAAGAGGAAGTAACTGCGGATGTAGATGCAGGTGTTTTTGGAACGATTTTGCATCGAGCCATTGAGTTGCTTTACCTGCCGGAAGGGGAACAAGCACCTAAATTATTCACTCCACATGAATTGAACCGAATTCAACCGACGATTACTACTGCGGTGGATAACGCCATCAGAGAGTTTTACCATGTAGGAAAAGGAGAAGACTTTGTATCGAGTGGTCAAATGCAAATCGTTCGAGAGATTTTTTTCGAGTATATACAAGGAATAGTGGCTCATGATATTGAACAGGGAGATTTTACGGTTTTAGGTTTAGAGCAACAACATACCACGTATATTCCGGTTCAAGTACAGGGTAGGGTAGAGGAAGTACGCTTATATGGCCTAATTGATCGGGTAGATCAAAAAGACGGGGTAATTCGATTGCTAGATTATAAGACCGGCAAGGACGAAAAGAAATTCAACACGATTGCCTCCTTGTTTGATCGGGAAGATAAGAATCGGAATAAAGCAGCTATGCAAACCATGCTTTATGCCTATTTCTATCAATTCACCAATCCTTCTAATCAGCAACCCTTGAAACCGGGGCTTTTCAATGTCAAAGAGATTTTCAAGGATAATTTCAATCCCTTTTTGATCAAGAGTGAAGGTAAGCTCAAGTTAGAAGTGGAAAACTATCTTGACCTGGCGGAAGAGTTTGAACAAAGTTTAAGTGGACTGCTCAGTGAATTATTTGATCCAGCTGTTCCCTTTGATCAGACTGCGGATGTCGATAAGTGCAAGTACTGTGCGTTTAAGGAAATGTGTGGAAGGTAG
- a CDS encoding YciI family protein has protein sequence MKNHFLTLLMTLGLFSTIFAQQTSYEETLAKELQADDYGMKTYVMAILLAGDRADDYSPEQRTEIQKGHMANINRLAEDGKLILAGPFIDGKEKRGIFLFNVATKEEAEALTNTDPAIQAGVLKMELIEWYASAALQLLPEAHKKIQKTGF, from the coding sequence ATGAAAAACCACTTTCTTACCCTTCTAATGACTTTAGGTTTGTTTTCTACGATTTTTGCACAGCAAACTTCCTATGAAGAAACCTTAGCAAAAGAACTCCAAGCTGATGACTATGGCATGAAAACCTATGTGATGGCGATCCTACTGGCTGGAGATCGTGCAGATGATTACAGCCCCGAACAACGGACTGAGATTCAAAAAGGACATATGGCAAACATAAACAGGTTAGCGGAAGACGGTAAATTGATTCTTGCAGGTCCTTTCATTGATGGAAAAGAAAAAAGAGGCATTTTCCTATTCAATGTCGCTACAAAAGAAGAAGCAGAAGCTTTGACCAATACAGACCCCGCTATTCAAGCTGGCGTACTTAAAATGGAGTTAATCGAATGGTATGCCTCCGCTGCCTTACAACTCCTTCCAGAAGCTCATAAAAAAATCCAAAAAACAGGGTTTTAG
- a CDS encoding TIGR00341 family protein has product MNSTNRAFNLRNKIMGLLLFFRDRFDLHEGKEDELETIDYIKKNIEFRGANLWILIFAIFVASVGLNVNSTAVIIGAMLISPLMGPIMGIGMAAGINDFELLQKSFKNLGIAVLISIITSTIYFSFTPLDDAQSELLARTEPTIWDVLIALFGGLAGIVAGSRKEKSNAIPGVAIATALMPPLCTAGYGLATGNLYFFFGAFYLFFINSVFISLSTYLIVRFMNFPKKEFLDPKREKTVKTYITIFTILTIVPSVYLAYNIVKRTIWEKSATQFVNVEFDLPRTQVLNSNLLYASDSSFIEVSLIGERISDETIVQIEKKLAGLNLRDTYLRIRQSGDNADMNVLRSDILKDLYERNETLIQDKDRRIALLERELSEFGKNYQQVMDIAQEAKINHPTLENFSMNRSVVADLTTNQKDTIMMAFAKFKSKPSAQELKKLEDWLKLRSKADTLSLIIQ; this is encoded by the coding sequence ATGAATTCAACTAATAGAGCTTTCAACTTAAGAAATAAAATCATGGGTCTCCTACTCTTCTTTAGAGATCGATTCGATCTTCATGAAGGAAAAGAAGATGAATTGGAAACCATTGACTACATCAAAAAGAATATAGAATTTCGGGGAGCCAACCTGTGGATTCTGATCTTTGCCATCTTTGTTGCCTCCGTGGGATTGAATGTAAACTCTACAGCAGTCATCATTGGAGCCATGTTAATCTCACCTCTGATGGGGCCAATCATGGGTATTGGGATGGCAGCTGGCATCAATGATTTTGAGCTGCTTCAAAAGTCTTTTAAGAACCTTGGAATTGCTGTTTTAATCTCCATTATCACGAGTACTATTTACTTTTCCTTTACACCACTAGACGATGCCCAATCGGAGCTTTTGGCTCGTACAGAACCTACCATTTGGGATGTACTAATTGCACTCTTTGGGGGATTGGCGGGAATAGTTGCAGGCTCGAGAAAAGAGAAAAGTAATGCTATTCCAGGAGTAGCTATCGCAACGGCTCTGATGCCTCCATTATGTACCGCTGGGTATGGGCTTGCTACAGGAAATCTTTACTTCTTTTTTGGGGCATTTTATTTATTTTTTATCAATAGTGTATTTATATCTCTATCCACTTATTTGATTGTACGCTTTATGAATTTTCCAAAAAAGGAATTTTTGGATCCAAAAAGAGAAAAAACAGTCAAAACTTACATTACGATTTTCACGATCTTGACAATTGTTCCAAGTGTTTACCTAGCCTACAACATCGTAAAGCGGACCATTTGGGAAAAGTCTGCCACCCAGTTTGTCAATGTGGAATTTGACCTTCCAAGAACTCAAGTGCTGAATTCTAATTTGCTATATGCTTCTGATAGCAGTTTTATTGAAGTCAGTTTGATCGGTGAGCGAATTTCAGATGAAACAATTGTCCAAATAGAAAAGAAACTTGCGGGTCTCAACTTAAGGGATACTTATTTGAGAATCCGTCAAAGTGGGGATAATGCAGACATGAATGTTTTAAGATCAGATATACTTAAGGATTTATATGAGCGCAATGAAACGCTCATACAAGACAAAGACAGAAGAATAGCTTTACTTGAAAGGGAATTGTCAGAGTTTGGAAAAAACTATCAGCAGGTCATGGATATTGCTCAAGAAGCCAAAATCAATCATCCTACCTTAGAAAATTTTTCTATGAACCGCTCAGTTGTTGCGGATTTAACTACCAATCAAAAAGACACCATCATGATGGCTTTCGCAAAGTTTAAGAGTAAGCCTAGTGCACAGGAGCTCAAAAAACTAGAAGACTGGCTCAAGTTGCGCTCAAAAGCGGATACGCTTTCATTAATTATACAATAA
- a CDS encoding response regulator, which produces MSKSIKTIVFVDDDKIQHMINRKNMLRLKEDLDLQFFENPYEALKWFESNDADLLILDVNMPEMKGWEFLDQLKQLNKSIEVKMLTSSVDPDDIEISTHYNMVSGFLVKPLKNDIMAEILGI; this is translated from the coding sequence ATGAGCAAATCAATTAAGACCATTGTTTTTGTAGATGACGATAAAATTCAGCACATGATCAATCGTAAAAATATGTTACGATTGAAAGAGGATTTAGATCTCCAGTTTTTTGAAAATCCATATGAAGCTTTGAAATGGTTTGAAAGCAATGACGCAGATTTGCTTATCTTAGATGTGAATATGCCGGAAATGAAAGGTTGGGAGTTTTTGGATCAACTAAAACAACTGAACAAATCGATCGAGGTAAAAATGCTTACTTCCTCGGTGGATCCCGACGACATTGAAATCAGCACCCATTACAACATGGTTTCGGGTTTCTTGGTTAAGCCTTTGAAGAATGATATAATGGCCGAAATTTTAGGCATCTAA
- a CDS encoding MlaE family ABC transporter permease — translation MINLTDDKRPILSKKLDRFFMGLSNAFAFVKRFFKEVWFPPYELREIMRQCYEIGYRSLPLISLTGFIIGIVFTNQSRPSLAEFGATSWLPALISIAIVRAMGPLVTALIAAGKVGSSIGAEIASMKVTEQIDAMEVSAINPFKYLVVTRVLATTLMIPVLVMYTDFVALMGSFVNVNQNEMVSMSTFFVQVFEAVSFLDIFSSVIKSLVFGFTIGIVGCYKGYTSTKGTEGVGQAANSSVVMSMFLIFIEELLALQIVNAIRYA, via the coding sequence ATGATCAATTTAACAGACGATAAAAGACCAATTTTATCCAAAAAACTAGACCGATTTTTTATGGGGCTTTCCAATGCATTTGCATTTGTTAAGCGCTTCTTCAAAGAGGTTTGGTTTCCCCCTTATGAATTGCGGGAAATCATGCGCCAATGTTATGAAATTGGTTATAGATCTTTGCCCTTGATATCTCTTACAGGGTTCATCATAGGCATCGTTTTTACCAATCAGTCGAGACCATCTCTAGCTGAGTTTGGAGCAACTTCTTGGTTACCCGCTTTGATATCGATTGCAATCGTTCGGGCCATGGGGCCTTTGGTCACGGCATTAATTGCAGCCGGTAAAGTAGGATCGAGTATTGGTGCGGAAATTGCCTCTATGAAGGTTACCGAACAAATTGATGCCATGGAAGTATCGGCTATCAATCCATTCAAATACCTTGTGGTCACAAGGGTGCTAGCTACAACTTTGATGATACCTGTGCTAGTTATGTACACAGATTTTGTTGCATTGATGGGTTCATTTGTAAATGTAAATCAAAATGAAATGGTTTCTATGTCTACGTTTTTCGTACAGGTATTCGAAGCTGTTTCATTTCTGGATATTTTCTCCTCAGTCATCAAATCATTAGTATTTGGGTTTACTATTGGAATAGTGGGATGTTATAAAGGCTATACATCCACTAAAGGTACAGAAGGTGTAGGTCAAGCAGCTAATTCATCGGTAGTAATGTCGATGTTCCTGATCTTTATCGAGGAGTTATTGGCCTTACAAATTGTAAATGCAATCAGATATGCCTAA
- a CDS encoding ABC transporter ATP-binding protein: MPKISTESVIEINGLYKSFGENHVLRGVDLDLYKGENLVVLGRSGTGKSVLIKIIVGLLTQDEGTIKVFGRNTRGLSLKELNQLRLRIGFSFQASALYDSMTVRENLEFPLVRNVKNLTRKEIDYKVEDLLDSVGLAQTINQMPSELSGGQKKRIGIARTLILNPEIMLYDEPTAGLDPVTCIDINNLINEVQEKYKTSSIVITHDLTCAKQTGDRMAVLIEGKFKSVGSFEEVFHDAKDENIQSFYDYNFIK, encoded by the coding sequence ATGCCTAAGATCAGCACTGAATCAGTCATAGAGATCAATGGCTTGTACAAGTCTTTTGGAGAAAATCATGTCCTCAGAGGTGTGGATTTGGATTTGTACAAAGGAGAAAACTTAGTTGTACTCGGTAGATCGGGTACAGGTAAGTCTGTATTGATAAAAATCATTGTGGGATTGTTGACCCAAGATGAAGGAACAATTAAGGTTTTTGGAAGAAATACCCGTGGATTATCGCTGAAAGAACTGAATCAACTGCGTCTTAGGATTGGTTTTTCTTTCCAAGCATCTGCTCTATATGATTCCATGACCGTGAGGGAAAACCTTGAGTTTCCATTGGTAAGAAATGTTAAAAATCTCACAAGAAAAGAGATTGACTATAAAGTTGAAGACTTGTTAGATTCCGTTGGCCTAGCCCAAACAATCAATCAGATGCCTTCTGAATTGTCAGGTGGGCAGAAAAAGCGAATTGGTATTGCGCGAACACTGATCTTGAATCCTGAAATCATGTTGTACGATGAGCCTACGGCAGGTCTGGACCCCGTCACGTGTATCGATATCAACAACTTGATCAATGAGGTACAGGAAAAGTACAAGACATCCTCTATTGTTATTACCCACGACCTCACCTGTGCCAAACAAACAGGGGACCGAATGGCGGTATTAATAGAGGGGAAATTTAAATCTGTCGGTAGCTTCGAGGAGGTTTTCCATGATGCCAAAGACGAAAACATTCAATCATTCTATGATTATAACTTCATTAAATAA
- a CDS encoding MlaD family protein — translation MRNDNKKSVIVGIFVLVGIIIFVAAILTLGGQQKKFVKSISLNTVFDDVAGLQTGNNVWFSGVKIGTVRKINFYGDSQVEIVMNVESKVSDYIRKDSKATIGSDGLIGNKIIVIYGGTTQAPPVEDGDRLMSEMPLDTDKMMTTLQENNKNLVTITENLKVLTTKIAQGQGIVGTVMTDSLLGENFKNIIVNLDRAASNSNRMINEMNKFTANLNKEGNLFYDLATDKSIYSDLQSSIQELQATANNANKLTENLNSITDKLNDKNNTAGMLLNDDEFAKSLKHTLITIDSSSVNLNRGLEALEYTWPFRKGFKRKAKAEAKAEEEEN, via the coding sequence ATGAGAAACGATAATAAAAAATCAGTCATTGTAGGCATTTTCGTGTTGGTGGGTATCATCATCTTCGTTGCCGCAATTCTAACTTTAGGGGGACAACAAAAGAAATTTGTTAAAAGTATTTCCCTAAATACAGTTTTTGATGATGTAGCAGGTCTCCAAACAGGAAATAATGTTTGGTTTTCAGGGGTAAAGATTGGGACTGTACGAAAAATAAATTTTTATGGAGATTCTCAAGTCGAAATCGTCATGAATGTAGAATCTAAAGTCAGTGATTATATCCGAAAAGACTCCAAAGCCACTATTGGTTCAGATGGTCTGATTGGTAATAAAATCATCGTCATCTATGGAGGAACCACGCAAGCACCACCCGTTGAAGATGGGGACCGCTTGATGTCGGAGATGCCTTTGGATACTGATAAAATGATGACTACTCTACAAGAAAACAATAAAAACCTAGTTACTATAACCGAAAACCTAAAGGTTCTCACGACAAAAATTGCACAGGGACAAGGAATCGTTGGAACAGTTATGACAGATAGCTTATTAGGAGAAAACTTCAAAAATATCATTGTTAATTTGGATAGGGCGGCTAGTAACTCTAATCGAATGATCAATGAGATGAATAAGTTTACAGCTAATCTTAATAAAGAGGGAAACTTGTTTTATGATTTAGCTACTGATAAGTCAATTTATTCAGATTTACAGAGTTCTATTCAAGAATTACAAGCCACTGCAAACAATGCGAATAAACTAACTGAAAATCTGAATAGTATCACTGACAAACTCAATGATAAAAATAATACAGCAGGCATGCTTTTGAATGATGATGAGTTCGCTAAAAGCTTAAAACACACCCTTATTACAATCGATAGTTCCTCTGTTAATTTGAACCGTGGTTTAGAGGCGTTGGAATATACTTGGCCTTTCAGAAAAGGATTTAAAAGAAAAGCCAAGGCAGAGGCAAAAGCAGAGGAAGAAGAAAACTAA